One Paraburkholderia kururiensis DNA window includes the following coding sequences:
- a CDS encoding M48 family metalloprotease produces the protein MRPHRLLAAWLCAALAVPPGMFVQAQPVVVPGASVQSAGGASDARAATRTSGSAATAAAIAASTPTGTPPAARPAAQGSLTFGNALPREAVVSSEPPLESALSASYAEPLVPPDIAQGVFGTYGGAQARLSGRPGANASLRAPTWYQQLPDLGDGSGGSLSPDAERKLGERVMREIRRDPDYVDDWLVTDYLNAVAAKLASAASDQFIGGYRPDFEVFAVRDGQINAFSMPGGFIGVNTGLIATTQTESELASVIGHEMGHVLQRHIARMLAANERSGYAALAATLFGVLAGVLARSGDLGSAIVLGGQAYAVDNQLRFSRSAEREADRVGFRLLTGAGYDPYGMVTFFERLDRSAMGDTGVPAYARTHPLTVERIADMEDRARRSPYRQPRQSAEYGFVRARVRVMQDRSRSDYADAVARLRSEIEDRTAVNVASNWYGMAYAQLQLELYDAAAASLANARKAFASFEAQEGDTTHSSPSLDVLAVEIASHAGHNDEALKLAAAAQRAWPASHAAVDARLKALLAAHRFADAQELAASETKAEPGQPAWWFYLAQASVGTGDALTQHRALAEKFALEGAWPSAIRQLKEARDLKSVGYYDLATIDARLHDFEARYKEEREDEKKNG, from the coding sequence ATGCGTCCACACAGGCTCCTTGCAGCATGGTTGTGTGCCGCCCTTGCGGTACCGCCGGGCATGTTCGTGCAGGCGCAACCCGTCGTTGTGCCTGGCGCGTCGGTTCAGTCGGCCGGCGGCGCCTCCGATGCCCGCGCCGCGACACGAACCAGCGGGTCCGCCGCCACCGCCGCTGCCATTGCCGCCAGTACGCCCACCGGCACCCCTCCGGCCGCACGCCCAGCCGCGCAGGGTAGCCTCACCTTCGGCAACGCCCTTCCTCGCGAAGCCGTCGTCTCCAGCGAACCGCCGCTCGAAAGTGCGCTGTCCGCGAGCTATGCCGAACCGCTTGTGCCGCCCGATATTGCGCAGGGCGTATTCGGCACCTATGGCGGCGCGCAGGCGCGCCTTTCGGGCCGGCCTGGCGCCAACGCCAGCCTGCGTGCGCCGACCTGGTATCAGCAACTGCCGGACCTCGGCGACGGCTCCGGCGGCTCGCTTTCCCCCGACGCCGAACGAAAGCTGGGCGAGCGCGTCATGCGCGAGATTCGCCGCGACCCCGACTACGTCGACGACTGGCTCGTCACCGACTACCTGAACGCCGTCGCGGCGAAACTCGCGTCGGCTGCGAGCGATCAGTTCATCGGGGGCTACCGGCCGGACTTCGAGGTTTTCGCCGTGCGCGACGGCCAGATCAACGCGTTTTCCATGCCGGGCGGCTTCATTGGCGTGAACACCGGGCTCATTGCCACGACGCAGACGGAGTCCGAACTGGCGTCCGTGATCGGGCACGAGATGGGCCACGTGCTACAGCGGCACATCGCCCGCATGCTCGCCGCCAACGAGCGTAGCGGCTACGCGGCGCTCGCTGCGACGCTGTTCGGCGTGCTCGCCGGCGTGCTGGCGCGCAGCGGCGATCTGGGCAGCGCCATCGTGCTGGGCGGCCAGGCGTATGCGGTCGACAATCAACTGCGCTTTTCGCGTTCTGCGGAACGCGAAGCGGACCGCGTCGGCTTTCGTCTGCTCACGGGCGCCGGCTACGATCCCTACGGCATGGTCACCTTCTTCGAGCGGCTCGATCGTTCGGCGATGGGCGACACGGGCGTGCCGGCCTACGCGCGCACGCACCCGCTCACCGTGGAGCGCATCGCCGACATGGAGGACCGCGCGCGCCGCTCGCCGTATCGGCAGCCGCGTCAGTCGGCGGAATACGGGTTCGTGAGGGCGCGCGTGCGCGTCATGCAGGACCGATCGCGCAGCGATTACGCCGACGCCGTCGCCCGGCTGCGCTCCGAGATCGAGGACCGCACGGCCGTCAACGTGGCGTCGAACTGGTATGGCATGGCCTACGCGCAACTGCAACTCGAGCTGTACGATGCGGCCGCCGCATCGCTCGCGAACGCGCGCAAGGCGTTCGCGTCGTTCGAGGCACAGGAGGGCGACACGACGCACAGCTCGCCTAGCCTCGACGTGCTTGCCGTCGAAATCGCAAGTCATGCCGGCCATAACGATGAGGCGTTGAAGCTCGCGGCCGCCGCTCAACGCGCGTGGCCGGCGTCGCATGCGGCCGTGGACGCGCGGCTCAAGGCGCTGCTCGCGGCGCACCGTTTCGCTGACGCCCAGGAGCTCGCCGCGAGCGAAACGAAAGCGGAGCCGGGGCAGCCTGCATGGTGGTTCTATCTCGCGCAGGCGAGCGTGGGAACGGGTGACGCGCTCACGCAGCATCGCGCGCTCGCGGAGAAGTTCGCGCTGGAAGGCGCCTGGCCTTCGGCCATCCGCCAGTTGAAAGAGGCACGCGATCTGAAATCGGTGGGCTACTACGACCTTGCGACCATCGATGCCCGCTTGCACGACTTCGAGGCGCGCTACAAGGAAGAGCGCGAGGACGAGAAGAAGAACGGTTGA
- a CDS encoding DUF2946 family protein produces MDDIVKQALARWPNVPHCTGWLLLDARGQWRMRDEAAQAHGAPGDPIRHAALLGFINRNYASDEKGQWFFQNGPQRVYVELGYTPWVVRLHCNTDGTLVLTDQTGSAFEPAAVFIDDTGGVLFSDASEPPRVAVLHDHDLELFSTHATLTDEGASGTFHWRADKALTLQPICRDEVAAKFGFVASPADAEKQGRI; encoded by the coding sequence ATGGATGACATCGTCAAACAGGCGCTCGCGCGCTGGCCCAACGTCCCGCACTGCACGGGGTGGCTGCTGCTCGACGCGCGCGGTCAATGGCGCATGCGCGACGAGGCGGCCCAGGCCCACGGCGCACCCGGCGACCCGATCCGCCACGCGGCGCTGCTCGGCTTCATCAACCGCAATTACGCCAGCGACGAAAAGGGCCAGTGGTTCTTCCAGAACGGGCCGCAGCGCGTCTACGTCGAACTCGGCTACACGCCGTGGGTGGTGCGGCTTCACTGCAATACGGACGGCACGCTCGTGCTCACCGACCAGACGGGCTCGGCCTTCGAGCCCGCCGCAGTGTTCATCGACGACACGGGCGGCGTGCTCTTTTCGGACGCATCCGAACCGCCGCGGGTCGCCGTGCTTCACGACCACGATCTGGAGCTGTTCTCCACGCACGCCACCCTCACCGATGAGGGTGCGAGCGGCACATTCCACTGGCGTGCCGACAAGGCGCTGACGCTGCAGCCGATCTGCCGTGACGAGGTGGCCGCGAAGTTCGGGTTCGTCGCCAGTCCCGCGGATGCCGAAAAGCAGGGGCGGATTTAG
- a CDS encoding hydrolase gives MRDPASATSNTSGTALPAKGLEPSLTAGTAASDYRAPFWLPGGHAQTIVPALFARLPAVTYRRERWDTPDGDFIELDWLDHGNAAPVAADAPLLVLFHGLEGSSASHYARAMTAAARERGWRAVVPHFRSCSGPLNLMPRFYHLADSSEVDWVLRRLRRQHRGPLVAAGVSLGGNVLLHWLGERREDAAIVTAATAISAPLDVHAGGKMLAEGFGMIYTRSFLKTLKVKAQQKLAQYPGLFDGYAMLSARNMYEFDDVVTAPLHGFRNADDYWTRATVRPLLGEIKVPTLVLNARNDPFLPGTALPAQKDVAAAVRLEQPLHGGHVGFMTGPFPGRYGWLATHVLSYLESFVDHG, from the coding sequence ATGCGCGACCCCGCTTCCGCTACCAGCAACACCTCCGGCACGGCGTTGCCCGCCAAGGGGCTCGAGCCGTCTCTCACGGCAGGAACCGCCGCAAGCGACTATCGCGCGCCCTTCTGGCTGCCGGGCGGCCATGCCCAGACCATCGTTCCTGCGTTGTTTGCGCGCCTGCCTGCCGTCACGTACCGGCGCGAACGCTGGGATACGCCGGATGGCGACTTCATCGAACTCGACTGGCTCGACCATGGCAACGCCGCGCCCGTTGCGGCGGACGCCCCGCTCCTCGTGCTGTTCCACGGCCTGGAGGGCAGCTCCGCCTCGCATTACGCGCGCGCCATGACGGCCGCGGCGCGCGAGCGCGGCTGGCGTGCCGTGGTGCCCCACTTCCGTAGCTGCAGCGGGCCGCTGAACCTGATGCCGCGCTTCTATCACCTCGCCGATTCGAGCGAGGTCGACTGGGTGCTGCGGCGTCTGCGTCGGCAGCATCGCGGGCCGCTCGTGGCCGCGGGCGTCTCGCTGGGCGGCAACGTGCTGCTGCACTGGCTCGGCGAGCGGCGTGAAGATGCAGCCATCGTGACCGCTGCCACGGCAATCTCGGCGCCGCTGGACGTCCACGCGGGCGGCAAGATGCTGGCCGAAGGCTTCGGCATGATCTACACGCGCAGCTTCCTGAAAACGCTGAAGGTGAAGGCCCAGCAGAAACTCGCGCAATATCCGGGGCTCTTCGACGGCTACGCCATGCTCAGCGCGCGCAACATGTACGAGTTCGACGACGTGGTCACCGCGCCGCTACACGGCTTTCGCAACGCCGACGACTACTGGACGCGCGCCACGGTACGTCCCTTGCTGGGCGAGATCAAGGTACCGACGCTCGTGCTCAACGCGCGCAACGATCCGTTTCTGCCCGGCACCGCGTTGCCCGCGCAGAAGGACGTAGCTGCGGCGGTTCGGCTCGAGCAGCCGCTGCACGGCGGCCACGTCGGCTTCATGACCGGGCCGTTTCCGGGCCGCTACGGCTGGCTCGCCACGCACGTGCTGAGTTATCTCGAATCGTTCGTCGATCATGGATGA